One genomic region from Phragmites australis chromosome 1, lpPhrAust1.1, whole genome shotgun sequence encodes:
- the LOC133928279 gene encoding glycosyltransferase-like KOBITO 1: MPGYRGGGPSPSSSSTGGSATRMLLLLTLLPLALAAFAFALQWRGGLREPAGAAWPADTQRFPGLENSPLGSSSSPGGGGSYFAVSSSSAADCAEILGRSSSSHGISLYHGWSFDSEVAITPKICITGSTSAGLHQILPWLYYHKVIGVSHFILFVEGVAAKPAVTSVLESIRGVKVIYRTKELKEKQDRSRIWNETWLAGFFYKPCNYELFVKQSLNMEMAIVMARDAGMDWIIHLDTDELIHPAGAREYSLRRLLLDVPDNVDMVIFPNYESSIEQDDIKDPFTEVSMFKKNYDHLPKDTYFGLYKEAARGNPNYFLTYGNGKSAARVQEHLRPNGAHRWHNYMKTPNEIKLEEAAILHYTYTKFSDLTSRRDRCGCKPTKEDVKRCFILEFDRLAFIIASTATEEEMRNWFRERVMWNDKDTNLKLLRKGVLTRIYAPMAIIRGLKESGVFTSAVTSAKAQSKMKSSNMGLENKESIRPNVTAGESTLEGNNDKLQATARKILEMVEDQEEAMPPMSPPAFAELMETALS, from the exons ATGCCGGGCtaccgcggcggcggcccgtcgccctcctcctcctccaccggcggCAGTGCAACGaggatgctcctcctcctcacacTGCTGCCGCTCGCGCTCGCCGCTTTCGCCTTTGCGCTCCAGTGGCGCGGTGGCCTGCGGGAACCGGCCGGCGCCGCATGGCCCGCCGACACGCAGCGCTTCCCTGGCCTGGAGAACAGCCCGCtcgggtcctcctcctcccccgggGGCGGGGGTTCCTACTTCGCCGTCTCCTCTTCGTCGGCCGCCGACTGCGCCGAGATCCTCGGCCGGAGCTCATCATCCCACGGAATTTCGCTCTACCACGGCTGGAGCTTCGATTCCGAGGTCGCTATAACCCCCAAG ATCTGTATCACGGGAAGCACATCTGCTGGTCTACACCAGATTCTTCCATGGTTGTATTATCACAAGGTCATTGGTGTTTCACATTTTATTCTCTTTGTTGAAGGAGTGGCCGCAAAACCAGCTGTTACTTCTGTTCTTGAATCTATTCGG GGTGTAAAAGTTATTTACAGAACTAAGGAACTGAAAGAGAAACAGGACAGAAG CCGCATTTGGAATGAAACTTGGCTGGCAGGTTTCTTTTACAAGCCGTGCAATTACGAACTATTCGTTAAGCAATCACTAAACATGGAAATGGCTATTGTTATGGCAAGG GATGCTGGAATGGATTGGATCATTCACCTTGATACTGACGAGTTGATTCATCCAGCTGGTGCCCGGGAGTACTCTCTGAGGCGATTGCTTTTAGATGTTCCTGACAATGTTGACATGGTTATTTTCCCCAATTAT GAGAGCAGCATTGAACAGGATGACATCAAGGATCCGTTTACTGAG GTTTCAATGTTTAAGAAAAATTATGATCATCTCCCAAAGGATACATACTTTGGCCTGTACAAAGAAGCAGCCCGTGGTAATCCAAATTACTTCCTCACTTATGGTAATGGAAAATCAGCTGCAAGGGTTCAGGAGCATTTGCGTCCGAATGGTGCTCATAGATGGCATAATTACATGAAAACCCCAAA CGAAATCAAATTAGAGGAGGCCGCGATTCTGCATTACACCTACACAAAGTTCTCGGACCTAACTTCGAGGAGGGATAGGTGTGGCTGCAAGCCAACAAAGGAAGATGTGAAGAGATGTTTTATCTTGGAATTTGACCGATTG GCCTTTATAATTGCATCAACAGCGAcggaggaggagatgaggaACTG GTTCCGAGAACGTGTTATGTGGAACGACAAAGACACCAATTTGAAACTTTTAAGGAAGGGTGTCTTAACTCGTATATACGCACCGATG GCTATCATTCGTGGTCTCAAGGAATCTGGCGTCTTTACATCTGCAGTAACTTCTGCAAAAGCACAGTCGAAAATGAAATCGTCAAATATGGGTCTTGAAAACAAGGAGTCTATCCGACCAAACGTAACAGCTGGTGAATCCACATTAGAAGGTAATAATGACAAATTGCAAGCAACTGCAAGAAAGATCCTAGAAATGGTTGAAGACCAGGAAGAAGCAATGCCACCAATGTCACCCCCCGCTTTTGCCGAGTTGATGGAAACTGCTTTGTCATGA
- the LOC133928356 gene encoding salt stress root protein RS1-like produces the protein MTSVWKTKVLPGLSKIFDKDGKKAAAVDFLKSFNKEEIGKEIEDNKTELEPKVLEVYDASPAEVKALFKDKKPAKITKKNSAAVTKFLDQLAKIEFPGAKLVSDAVAKSGTTPLSPAIVFILDKVAPFIPKEEPKAEAEAPAAAATSREVAVEEEKKKEAAEPAAAEEKEEEEKEKPAEAEAATPAEVEEKKK, from the exons ATGACCAGTGTTTGGAAGACCAAGGTTCTGCCTGGGCTCAGCAAGATCTTTGACAAGGATGGCAAGAAGGCCGCTGCCGTTGACTTCTTGAAATCTTTCAACAAG GAGGAGATCGGCAAGGAGATTGAGGACAACAAGACAGAGCTGGAGCCCAAGGTTCTGGAGGTTTACGATGCATCTCCTGCCGAGGTTAAG gctttgttCAAGGATAAGAAACCAGCCAAGATCACCAAGAAGAACTCGGCTGCAGTTACCAAGTTCCTTGACCAATTGGCTAAGATTG AATTCCCGGGAGCCAAGCTGGTGAGCGACGCGGTGGCCAAGTCCGGCACCACGCCCCTCTCCCCGGCGATCGTCTTCATCTTGGACAAGGTCGCGCCGTTCATCCCCAAGGAAGAGCCCAAGGCCGAAGCGGAGgctcccgccgccgcggccacctCCCGGGAAGTTGccgtggaggaggagaagaagaaggaggcggCCGAGCCTGCCGCCGctgaagagaaggaggaggaggagaaggagaagccgGCCGAAGCCGAAGCCGCGACGCCAGCCGaggtggaggagaagaagaagtga
- the LOC133928439 gene encoding cyclin-A1-2-like: MLTNAAVRRSSSATAKRPTTAENAGGAKDKKRVALGNITNVAAAGGRAAGNGKVAAPAGTTKLNSATSAAPVKKGSLACARSVSSTRGSAVKSASTKPAPAISRNESTMQKHNVPPPKVPTIVHLPNAVPAIAPCTSFVSPARSGDSLSVDETMSTCDSMKSPDFEYIDNGDSSILASLHRRANEHLRISEDRDVEENKWKKNVPAPMEIDRICDVDSDFEDPQLCATLASDIYMHLREAETRKRPSTDFMEMIQKDVNPSMRAILIDWLVEVAEEYRLVPDTLYLTVNYIDRYLSGNEINRQRLQLLGVACMLIAAKYEEICAPQVEEFCYITDNTYLRDEVLEMEASVLNYLKFEMTAPTAKCFLRRFARAAQVCDEDPALHLEFLANYVSELSLLEYNLLSYPPSLIAASAIFLAKFILQPTKYPWNSTLAHYTQYKPSELCDCVKALHRLFSVGPGSNLPAIREKYSQHKYKFVAKKHCPPSIPAEFFRDATC, from the exons ATGTTGACCAACGCCGCcgtccgccgctcgtcgtcggcCACCGCGAAGCGCCCCACGACGGCGGAGAATGCCGGGGGAGCCAAGGACAAGAAGCGCGTCGCGCTCGGAAACATCACCAACGTCGCGGCGGCAGGGGGGAGGGCCGCCGGAAACGGGAAGGTCGCGGCCCCGGCGGGCACCACG AAGTTGAATTCAGCTACCTCTGCTGCACCTGTTAAGAAGGGATCTTTGGCATGTGCTCGCAGTGTGAGCTCCACTCGGGGTTCTGCTGTGAAATCGGCTTCCACCAAGCCAGCTCCAGCCATATCTCGCAATGAAAGCACGATGCAAAAGCACAATGTTCCTCCTCCTAAAGTGCCCACCATTGTGCATCTGCCAAATGCGGTGCCTGCCATTGCACCGTGCACCAGCTTTGTGTCTCCTGCACGCTCAGGAGACTCACTTTCCGTTGATGAGACGATGTCGACTTGTGACTCTATGAAAAGCCCTGACTTTGAGTACATTGATAACGGAGACTCCTCAATACTGGCTTCATTGCATCGACGAGCAAATGAGCACCTACGTATCTCAGAGGATAGAGATGTTGAAG AAAATAAGTGGAAGAAGAATGTCCCTGCCCCAATGGAAATCGACCGTATTTGTGATGTTGACAGTGACTTCGAGGATCCGCAGTTGTGTGCCACTCTTGCTTCTGATATCTACATGCACTTGCGAGAAGCTGAG ACCAGGAAAAGGCCGTCAACTGATTTTATGGAAATGATTCAAAAGGATGTAAACCCAAGCATGAGGGCTATTTTGATAGACTGGCTTGTGGAA GTTGCTGAAGAATATCGCCTTGTTCCTGATACATTATACCTGACAGTTAACTACATTGACCGTTATCTTTCTGGCAATGAAATCAACCGCCAAAGGCTGCAATTACTCGGTGTTGCTTGCATGCTTATAGCTGC AAAATACGAGGAGATCTGTGCACCCCAAGTAGAAGAGTTCTGCTACATAACTGACAATACATACTTAAGAGATGAG GTATTAGAAATGGAAGCTTCTGTCCTGAATTACCTGAAGTTTGAAATGACTGCACCTACAGCAAAGTGCTTTTTGAG GAGATTTGCTCGTGCTGCACAAGTTTGTGATGAG GATCCAGCTTTGCATCTCGAGTTCCTAGCCAATTATGTATCTGAACTATCACTGCTGGAGTACAATCTCCTATCTTACCCTCCTTCACTAATAGCTGCCTCAGCTATCTTCTTGGCGAAATTTATACTCCAACCAACAAAGTATCCATGG AACTCCACCCTTGCTCATTACACTCAGTACAAGCCGTCAGAACTATGCGATTGTGTAAAGGCACTGCACCGCCTTTTCAGTGTTGGTCCTGGGAGTAACCTTCCTGCAATCAGAGAGAAGTACAGTCAACATAAG TACAAATTTGTCGCGAAGAAGCACTGTCCACCATCAATTCCTGCTGAATTCTTCCGAGATGCGACATGTTAG
- the LOC133887086 gene encoding serine/threonine-protein kinase RHS3-like, protein MNFMSYSKLSTANHKMDFNTRGNTQSNGALARNQSGLSANPSTASKPAVHSHIPSDKKSRHKKSDPADKTSPNTATNAVLTTVSETAATPMEAAVKSDNAKDEKHGGSSITVRQGSFGTSRSNSLDSCSTGQIKRHTGGDCRWEAIQLANCRDSPLSLIHFRLLKRLGYGDIGSVYLVELRGTDTFFAMKVMDKESLISRNKLIRAETEREILGLLNHPFLPTLYTHFETDKFYCLVMEYCCGGNLHSLRQKQPNKHFNEQAARFYTSEVLLALEYLHMLGIVYRDLKPENVLVRDGGHIMLSDFDLSLRCSVSPMLVKSSSVHAGADGVEKGLVHAEGVSQGCIQPSAFFPRILPKRNRKTKSDFSLNGSLLEFNAEPTDARSMSFVGTHEYLAPEIIRGEGHGNAVDWWTFGIFLYELLHGMTPFKGNSNRATLCNVVELPLRFPDSPPVSNVARDLIRGLLVKDPQKRIATKRGATEIKQHPFFEGVNWALVRGAHPPSVPDPVDFSQFGSKEKKPPESTTAPETSAAAKSATTGDCPINFEYF, encoded by the exons ATGAACTTCATGTCATACAGCAAGCTGTCCACTGCGAATCATAAGATGGATTTCAATACTCGTGGGAATACCCAGTCCAATGGCGCCTTGGCGCGGAATCAATCTGGCTTGTCAGCCAATCCATCCACGGCCTCCAAACCAGCAGTGCACTCGCATATCCCTTCCGATAAGAAATCACGCCACAAGAAGTCTGATCCAGCTGACAAAACATCGCCAAATACGGCAACAAATGCTGTGCTGACAACAGTATCTGAAACAGCTGCCACACCAATGGAAGCAGCAGTGAAAAGCGACAATGCCAAAGATGAGAAACATGGTGGCTCCTCCATAACCGTTCGTCAAGGCAGCTTTGGCACTTCTAGGAGTAACAGCTTGGATAGTTGCAGTACTGGTCAGATCAAGCGGCATACTGGAGGCGATTGCAGGTGGGAGGCCATCCAATTGGCGAACTGCAGGGACTCCCCTCTCAGCCTTATCCACTTCAGGCTTCTGAAGCGCCTTGGTTATGGGGATATTGGCAGTGTTTACCTTGTGGAGCTCAGGGGGACAGACACATTTTTCGCAATGAAAGTGATGGACAAGGAGTCACTCATCAGCAGGAACAAGCTGATCCGGGCAGAAACTGAGAGGGAAATCCTCGGCCTTCTTAATCACCCGTTCCTACCCACATTATACACTCATTTTGAGACCGATAAGTTCTACTGTCTTGTCATGGAGTATTGCTGTGGTGGCAACCTCCATTCGCTTCGACAGAAGCAACCTAACAAGCATTTCAATGAGCAAGCAGCCAG ATTTTATACCTCTGAGGTGTTGCTTGCACTTGAATATCTCCACATGCTTGGCATTGTCTACAGAGACTTGAAACCAGAAAATGTTCTGGTCCGCGATGGGGGGCACATCATGCTGTCTGACTTTGACCTGTCACTGCGGTGTTCTGTCAGCCCGATGTTAGTCAAATCCTCGTCGGTCCATGCAGGCGCCGATGGCGTCGAGAAAGGCCTAGTCCACGCTGAGGGTGTCAGCCAAGGCTGCATACAGCCATCAGCATTCTTTCCACGCATACTCCCCAAGAGGAACCGCAAGACCAAATCGGACTTCAGCCTCAATGGATCACTTCTGGAGTTCAATGCCGAACCGACAGACGCACGGTCAATGTCATTTGTCGGAACTCATGAATACCTTGCACCGGAGATCATCAGAGGAGAGGGGCACGGCAACGCAGTGGACTGGTGGACCTTCGGCATCTTCTTGTATGAGTTGCTGCATGGCATGACGCCGTTCAAGGGGAATAGCAACCGTGCCACGCTCTGCAATGTGGTGGAGCTGCCACTGCGGTTCCCTGACAGCCCACCTGTGAGCAATGTCGCACGTGACCTTATCCGCGGGCTTCTGGTGAAGGACCCTCAGaagagaattgcaaccaagAGGGGTGCCACTGAGATCAAGCAGCATCCATTCTTTGAGGGGGTCAACTGGGCACTTGTGAGAGGTGCTCATCCACCTTCTGTCCCTGACCCTGTAGACTTCAGTCAGTTTGGATCTAAGGAGAAGAAGCCGCCAGAGAGTACAACGGCGCCGGAGACTTCTGCTGCAGCTAAGTCAGCAACGACCGGCGACTGTCCCATCAATTTTGAGTACTTCTAG
- the LOC133928528 gene encoding putative ubiquitin-conjugating enzyme E2 38 has protein sequence MVLKKLLQLFCVKKKDPKKNASASHSTVSVTANKSILDPCSSGTGTVLWVQKHESECSSSSMARIGHGTEINDYKSFNQFDVVQDFSDHHYAKKSPGKTTKDWVKAIQSDWKLLQKDLPESIYVRVYEERIDLLRAAIVGPAGTPYHDGLFFFDVCFPSEYPKCPPKVHYHSGGLRLNPNLYASGKVCLSLLNTWWGNGCEKWGKSNSTMLQVLVSIQGLVLNDKPYFNEPFYKNSANTAVGEKNSLAYNQTAFLLSCKTMLYSLWKPPKHFESLVARHFHERERVILDACSTYMSGTVVGSSVGNGTKYACDKCFADFKKSMALYTEHLRAEFAANRTRVLELKREASTEDEIVPTS, from the exons CTTCTGCTTCACACTCCACTGTGAGTGTCACTGCAAATAAGAGTATTTTGGATCCCTGTTCAAGTGGGACTGGCACTGTACTATGGGTGCAAAAACATGAATCTGAATGCTCAAGCTCATCAATGGCAAGGATAGGACATGGAACTGAGATTAATGATTACAAGTCAtttaatcaatttgatgttgtTCAAGATTTCTCCGATCACCACTATGCAAAGAAATCACCGGGGAAG ACCACCAAAGATTGGGTGAAGGCAATCCAAAGTGACTGGAAGCTTCTACAGAAAGATCTACCTG AATCTATATATGTTAGAGTTTACGAGGAGAGGATTGATCTGCTTAGGGCTGCTATAGTTGGGCCGGCTGGAACTCCATATCATGATGGACTGTTCTTCTTTGATGTCTGTTTTCCTTCTGAATACCCAAAATGCCCACCA AAAGTTCATTACCATTCGGGTGGACTTAGGTTAAATCCAAACTTGTATGCGAGTGGGAAAGTTTGCCTTAGCCTTCTGAATACCTGGTGGGGAAATGGGTGCGAGAAATGGGGCAAGTCAAATTCCACCATGCTACAGGTGTTGGTCTCCATCCAGGGCCTTGTCTTGAATGATAAACCTTACTTTAATGAGCCATTCTACAAAAATTCGGCTAACACAGCAGTTGGTGAAAAGAATTCCTTGGCTTACAATCAGACCGCCTTTCTGCTATCCTGCAAGACAATGCTGTATTCATTGTGGAAGCCCCCAAAG CATTTTGAGAGCCTTGTTGCGCGCCACTTCCACGAGCGTGAGCGTGTCATTCTCGACGCGTGTAGCACTTACATGTCTGGCACAGTCGTTGGATCATCTGTCGGGAATGGCACCAAATATGCCTGTGACAAGTGCTTCGCAGACTTCAAGAAGTCGATGGCGCTCTACACGGAACATCTCAGGGCGGAGTTTGCTGCAAACAGAACTCGCGTACTGGAACTGAAAAGAGAGGCATCAACTGAAGATGAGATTGTGCCTACCAGCTAG